A stretch of the Archangium violaceum genome encodes the following:
- a CDS encoding sterol desaturase family protein, with the protein MKTEYVRHSSGRMFENDFLEAASKIHPVVPFVFYIPIIIGLLAWGLWSGTTTVGKLALFGVLGYLTWCFMEYTLHRNLFHWEGNGPLTRRFHAIIHGYHHTYPDDPQRLVMPLGASIPLAIVIGGLLWLVGRPDATIPYFCGIVVGYLVYDYLHWAVHYKKPWTNWGKALRAHHMAHHFACPDKNFGISHRWVDVLLGSMQVRGQAAREAAKQSTGANTAE; encoded by the coding sequence ATGAAGACCGAATACGTGCGCCACTCCTCCGGGCGGATGTTCGAGAACGACTTCCTCGAAGCCGCCTCGAAGATCCACCCTGTCGTTCCCTTCGTCTTCTACATCCCCATCATCATCGGCCTGCTGGCCTGGGGACTGTGGAGCGGAACCACCACCGTGGGAAAGCTCGCCCTGTTCGGGGTCCTGGGGTACCTCACGTGGTGCTTCATGGAGTACACGCTGCACCGCAACCTCTTCCACTGGGAGGGGAACGGGCCGCTGACCCGGCGCTTCCACGCCATCATCCACGGCTACCACCACACGTACCCGGATGATCCCCAGCGGCTGGTGATGCCGCTGGGCGCGAGCATCCCGCTGGCCATCGTCATCGGCGGGCTGCTGTGGCTGGTGGGCCGGCCGGACGCCACGATTCCGTACTTCTGCGGCATCGTGGTCGGCTACCTCGTCTACGACTACCTGCACTGGGCGGTGCACTACAAGAAGCCGTGGACCAACTGGGGCAAGGCGCTGCGCGCGCACCACATGGCGCACCACTTCGCCTGCCCGGACAAGAACTTCGGCATCAGCCACCGGTGGGTCGACGTGCTGCTGGGCTCGATGCAGGTGCGCGGGCAGGCGGCTCGCGAGGCGGCGAAGCAGTCCACGGGCGCCAACACGGCGGAGTAG
- a CDS encoding c-type cytochrome encodes MHRRVSSAVYGTLLVGSVLLSGCASVANTAYPPIRADMSSEALSRGESIFRGACEGCHRGPDSERVTGAPMRDAPGWLGSLYTANLTAHPTAGIGSAKDEELARVIRYGVSRDGRLIPMPSSIMGDKDLAAVLGFMRSQHPLFEPDATVAPRTEFSFFGGLAYRMVSRVPEHPASGMPVPPKGPTVEYGRYMASVLDCAGCHTDSFDPKDADGPRGFSGGREFLGADGKPIRSSNITFDATGIQGWSLEDFTRAVRDGLAPGAIVRFPMPRYRGADDVDMQALYEYLRSLPPRRNEVPGARPHTAPAAGAPSARVTSDAPSTRAVEPGSPVRTSAPAGLMELVLAQAEPRKNVDAAALFSRLGCTLCHAPGARYHERIVNAAGKPEQELVKWIRNPEKFVPGTAMPTYASLVDEPTALVLARWIKAGGPKAGK; translated from the coding sequence ATGCACCGTCGAGTCTCGAGCGCCGTGTATGGCACCTTGCTGGTGGGCAGCGTCCTGCTGTCCGGGTGCGCGAGTGTCGCCAATACCGCCTATCCTCCCATCCGGGCGGACATGTCCTCCGAGGCCCTCTCGCGCGGTGAGAGCATCTTCCGGGGGGCCTGCGAGGGCTGCCACCGGGGGCCCGACTCGGAGCGTGTCACCGGTGCGCCCATGAGGGACGCGCCCGGGTGGCTCGGCTCCCTCTACACCGCCAACCTCACCGCCCATCCCACCGCGGGTATCGGCTCGGCGAAGGACGAGGAGCTGGCCCGCGTCATCCGCTACGGCGTCAGCCGCGACGGGCGTCTCATCCCCATGCCGTCGTCCATCATGGGCGACAAGGATCTCGCGGCCGTGCTGGGCTTCATGCGCTCCCAGCACCCGCTCTTCGAGCCCGATGCCACCGTGGCGCCGCGCACGGAGTTCTCCTTCTTCGGAGGCCTGGCCTACCGCATGGTGTCCCGCGTGCCCGAGCACCCCGCCTCGGGCATGCCCGTGCCTCCCAAGGGCCCCACCGTGGAGTATGGCCGCTACATGGCCAGCGTCCTCGACTGCGCCGGCTGCCACACGGACAGCTTCGATCCGAAGGACGCCGACGGGCCCAGGGGCTTCTCCGGTGGCCGCGAGTTCCTCGGCGCCGATGGCAAGCCCATCCGCTCCAGCAACATCACCTTCGATGCCACCGGCATCCAGGGCTGGAGCCTCGAGGACTTCACCCGCGCCGTGCGTGATGGGCTCGCGCCCGGGGCCATCGTCCGCTTCCCCATGCCGCGCTACCGCGGCGCGGATGACGTGGACATGCAGGCGCTCTACGAGTACCTGCGCTCGCTGCCTCCGCGCCGCAACGAGGTGCCCGGTGCCCGGCCCCACACCGCTCCCGCCGCGGGGGCTCCGTCGGCCCGGGTGACGTCGGACGCTCCGTCCACGCGAGCGGTGGAGCCGGGCTCGCCCGTGCGCACCTCGGCGCCCGCCGGACTCATGGAGCTCGTGCTCGCGCAGGCCGAGCCCCGGAAGAACGTGGACGCCGCCGCCCTCTTCTCGCGGCTGGGGTGCACGCTGTGCCATGCCCCGGGCGCGCGCTACCACGAGCGCATCGTCAATGCCGCCGGCAAGCCGGAGCAGGAATTGGTGAAGTGGATCCGCAACCCGGAGAAGTTCGTCCCCGGCACCGCCATGCCCACCTACGCCTCGCTCGTCGACGAGCCCACGGCGCTCGTGCTGGCCCGGTGGATCAAGGCCGGTGGCCCCAAGGCGGGCAAGTAG